A segment of the Candidatus Protochlamydia naegleriophila genome:
TTATGAAGATTTCATTCAGCATGTTTTCATCTTCTTCGGACATATAAATAGTTGTCTTCGCTTTTTTAGAGAGAGGTGGTGGTTCTTGCACTGTCATAAAATCTGTCCCTGGCAATAATAATTGCTCTAGAAACTACCAAAATGAAGGTAAGCCGTCAAGTCATTAATTATCCCGCAAAGAGAAAATGATCCCAAAAATTATTTTTGTAGTGATAAAACTCATGAGATTCAATTTTGGGAGATCTTGTGACCCAAAAGGAAATTTTTTCCTCTGCAGTTTAAATTACATTGAGATTATTGAGGGAACGTTAGGAAATCCCGCTTTTGAAAGCATTATAGCTTTGACTAAGGCTCTTGATATTTCTCCGAAAAATTTAATGTCTGAATAGCTCAGATTGGAAGTTTTTATCCTCGCTAAAACACACAAAACCTACCCACTTGACAAATTTGGGTTGATTTTGTAGAATTTAGATATGACCCATTCAAAATATGAAAAACAGTTAGAGCCCTTTCGGCAGGTTCCCTTCTTCACGGTCGAGCAAGCTGAAAATCTAAACGTACCTAGGCACGCAATCGCCTATCTAGTCAAAAAGGGCATTTTAGAAAGGATTTACCCTGGAACATATCGTTTTGCTGAATATGAACCTGAAGTTGATTTTCAATGGGAGAACTTGGGTCTAGCTGCTGCAAGTATTCCCAATGGGGTGATCTGTTTGATTTCCGCCCTCTGCTATTACGAGCTAACGGATCAAGTGATGAGAGAAATTTGGATTGCCGTTCCCCACGAATCTTACGCCCCTAAAAGACCGAATACAAAAATCATTAGGATGCGTAACATCTCTCTAGGAAAAACCGAAATTCTTTTAGGAGAGTATAAGGTTAAAATTTTTGATCAAGAACGCTGCATTGTCGATGCTTTTCGCTATCTTAGCAAAGAAATTGCCATCAAGGCTCTTCAAAGATATTTTAAAAACACTACTATTAGGGTGGATCTAAAAAAATTAGGCGCCTACGCAAAAAAATTACGAGTAGATATCACTCCTTACATCTTATCTTATACAACATGACAGCAGACTTAGAAAAATCATTTAAAGCTAAGCTTAGAGCTATTGCAAAAGAAAAAAAACGTGATCCTGCAGATCTTTGGCAAACTCTCACATTAGAGCGTTTCCTTGTCCGCTTAGCTCGGTCTAAATATCGAGATCAACTTGTATTGAAAGGAGGCATTCTCCTCTCTAGATACCTAGAGATTGGAAGAGAGACAACCGATTTAGATTTTTTAGCTAAAAAAATCAGTAATCAAGTCTCGTCTTTGCAAACTGTTTTTGAAGAAATAGCGGAGATTGATCTCAATGATGGATTCATCTTTAAAGAAGTTAAGGCTAGCGAATTGACTCATCCTCACATGGGCTATCCTGGCGTAGAAATTTCTATGATGGCTTATTTTGGGCGTACTCGATTTAAGGTGGCGATAGATATCGGTTTTGGAGATATTGTTGAGGCTATTTCGTATAAAATTAAACTCACAAACTATTCAAAAGGTGATCTTTTTGAAGAAAGTGTTGAGCTGGCTTGCTATCCGAAAGAATTCATCTTTGCTGAAAAGTTAGAGACCATCATTCATCGAGGGTCTTTCAATAGCCGTATGAAGGATTTTCATGACATCTTTTCTATGATATCGTCATCTACTCTTCCTTCGTTTAAAAGCTTAGAAAGCATCGTTAGGGTTGTGTTCGAACATCGAGAAACAAAGTTACTTTTGCCAATTTCTTTTCAAGAAGATGAACTCGTCCGCATGCAAAATTTTTGGGGAGAGTATTTGAAGAATTTACGTACAGAAAACATTGAAGCTCTTCCGCTCTCATTTTCCGACCTCTTAACGAAAATAAATCATTGGCTTGAAGTGAATATCAAGTAAAGCACGGCACCAAACAAATCTACAAAATCTACCCAAATTTTATATTTGGGTAGATTTTTTCTAAATTAACAACTTAAGAATATCGTATCAAATATCCTTCAGGTGGTAGTGGCTTATCTCTTGGTGATCTACGACCATTGTCCGGCAAACATAAAATTACATCTGCATCGATATGAGGGAGATTGGCTTGAGGACAAATATCAGCATTATAAATCACAGTCGCAATTCGGCGCTTGCTTTGTTTGACTTTCAGTATGGTCTCAAGGTTTTTAACCCTCCTTTCAATCGATTTCGTCATTTCTTTACCTCTTGCTCTAATTTGAGAACCCGTTTTTCAACATCATAAGCTTGAATAGCCTTCACAAAGGCGTCAACGACTCTAGACATCGCTTCCCCTTCGCTTGGTGAGATGCTTCCACAACTTACAGATTCAATAATCAACGACATTGCGTTCACCGCATCATCCACTGTTTGCAGCTTTGGAAGTCTAACATCAATGTCTCGATCTCTTTTCGCCGGTAACACCCGATCTAAAACCAACTTGATTGCCTGTACATTACCAGTTAAAGCCTCGTCAATTAATTTGCGACATATGTTATCTAAGTCACCGTTTAAGAGCCGTTCAGCTGCAAGAGTAGCCCGATTTTTTGTACCTTTGGCTTTGCCTTGTGGGTTGCCGGACTGCCCTTTTCGGAATTTTCCTGGTACCTGCATTTGTCCTGCATTTTCAGGCATATGAACCACCTTTTATTAACTTGAATGGTTTTTCGGTTTTCCACAGGCACTTATAAAAAACCAAAAAACCGCCATGACCTTTCTCATTTCTTTGGTTTTTCGGTTTCTTGATCCTTATATGATGGAAAACCGAAAAACGGCTTATAAATTGACGCATTACTGTCCCCTTTCTCTTTGTTCCAATGAGTAGTCAACCCTTGACCTAATAGCTCTTGAGCCTTTTTATTGGATATATCAGTTAATCCGCCTTTGATCTTTATGATCAAATCCCCTTGCTTAATTCCTGTTTCGGGAATTAGGGTTCTAATTTTTTCAAGATTGGCATCATTTACGCAAGATGCCGGTTGAAGAACTGCGCTATGAATATTTTTGCCCTTGTGGTCTAAAATGCCAATGCTGACGGGGGACAAACGAAACGAAATTGTTGGAGGAAGCTCTGAATCCTTCATTTTGGTAGCGGTCATTGAAATCAACTCATTCTTTTTTCTAATACAATACTCCGCATCCAAAGCACCTTTTAAAGCCATTGCACCCCTTGCACGATCCTTATCATTATGGCCTGTGTGATGGACAATCAACACGCAGCACGAAAAAGGCATTCTAATATGCACATCTATCGAAAAAATAAATTTATTCATGTCTTGAGTTTTATTTTCATCTCCCCCGCCGAAATTTCGCGCTAGGGTATCTATGACAATAAGCACGGGCTTACCATGTGCTATTGATAAGTTTCGGATTGCCTCGGCAACAGTCCTTGCGTGATTTTCATCCATAAATTGGGCGGGTTGTTTGCTAATGTATAAATCTTCTACAACTAATTCATGATATTCGCTCCAAGCCTTTAGTCGACGTGACAAACCGTTATGCCCTTCTCCGGCTATATAAAAGACAACTCCCTTTTTTACTTCTTTTCCCATCCATGATTTTCCCGTAGCAATCGATGCCGCCAAGTCCAATGCAATAAAAGTTTTGCCGGAGGCCGGATCTCCAAAAATCTGCGCTAAACTATTTTCTTCAAAATAATCTTCAATGATCCATTTTGGAGGCGATATTTCAAGATCGCTAGCTTTCACAAATGTGAACTCTTTTGAACTATCCTTTATTCCCTCTAATCTTCCTTTTATTTGAAGGTCTACATCTTCTTGCAAGTGTAAATCTAAAGAACGTTGAAGGTTTTTCCGCTCCTTTTCAAGATTCTTTCTTTTTACGGCAGAATCATACAGGCAGTTTTCTATACGGAATCTAAGGTCATCTTTTGGCTTGTCAGGTTCATATGGACTAGGTTCAACTTCAAAGTCATGGTATGGACGTGTATGGTCATAATGATGAGCTTGAACAATAAATTCTTTAAATAAAGTGTATATTTCTTCATCAAGAATACTTAAGCGCGTTTGCAATCCATCCACTTTTTGGCCTTTTTCAAGGTCGGCGAAAATGTCTATCAACTTAACTTCAATGCCTGACTTGTCCAAAAAAGATTGAACTTCACCCTTCTTTGCAATGGGGCCAATAAACAGCCTATAGCAATCACTAAAACGACATCCAAATTCTTGTTTTAGGGTATTTTTTACAGATTGAGTAAAAATAACACCTTTTCCTTTCACGATTTTGAAAGCATTGTGTTGTTTCTTAGGGCTATCTTGGATATACTTTGTGTCGATTGAATCAGGATTCTGATTTATAAGATTGCCGTCCACTGCCCGGACGGCATCTTTTTTTTCGGTAGGATTTGATTTTGACATCATTTATCCTCCCGAGAAAACCGTGAGCTTTCCCATTGTTCTAGCTCAACAATACGCCATCGTGTTGACCTAATCCCAAGCTTACATGGCTTAGGTAATTTTCCTTCCTTGACCCATCGCCAAATTGTAGACCTGTCAACAGAATAACGGTTGGCAACTTGCGTATCCTTTAAATATGGTGTAGGTTGCGTTTCCACATAGTCTCCTTTGTTGTTACTATGTGTTACAGCGTCTCACACCGAATTCTATTTAGCGGCGCTAGCTGGAATTTTTTTTGGTATTTTTCTTTTAATTTTTTTGGATTCGTGCATAAAAAGCTTTCTTACCAAAGTGTGTGCAACCGCATTCTTCATGAGTTATTTTACCAAATTCTATCAAGACGTCGCTCCCATTTCTTCCTTTGGGAATAAGCTTCCATAATTCTGCCGGCCCTTTTTTGGGATTTTTTTGCACTAACTCCTCAAGGTATTCATTAACTTCCTCACAACCACGAGGCTCGCTAGCTGATTTGGAATTTCGAATGCTGGTTTCTTTTTCTTTTTGCAATTTGACTTCCAGTTCCTTACAAGTCTGTCTCAGTTTTTTTTCTTGCTGGCTTATTTGAGTTTTTTTGGTCTCTAATTCTAAATGAGTTTTTTCTAACTCATCATGAGCTGCTCTAATATCATCGTTTTTTTGAACGATTACTCCTTCCTGGTTTTTCAATATTTTAGTTGTTTCATTCAATTTTCTTTGACCATCTTCAATCGAAAGATTTTTCTCAAAACCTGTTATGTCTTGGGCTACAGCATGTATTAAGTTATCAATATGCTCATTTGTCTCTGTTTCCGAATAAAGCCATGCATACTTCAAAAAAAGGATGACGTCAGGTTGATTATAAGTAAGTTTAACATCATAACAGTCTAGCGACCAACCTGTAGGGTTTGACAATGTCGGCAAATTCAGGCTGAATCGGGTAAGCATTTTATACACGCTAAAGCCTGTAACCTCTATAAGGGCTTTCCCTACTCGGCTATCTTCTAGCATTTTTAAAAAATTCGCCGAAATAACCGGTTTGAAAGTTTTAACCATTTCCCACTCCAAAATCTACTGTTATTCCCATTAGCGTCTCAAGATGTTTCCCCAATTTTTCCCAAGCCATTTTCATTTCAGATTCATAGGTATGACGCTGGTAAATTCGCTTCACACGGTTTTCTTCAGTATGGTTAAGGCAACGCTCAGCAACTTCAGGGAGAACTCCAAGCGCAGTCATCATTGTAGCGCCCGTTCTGCGTAAATCATGCGGTTTCCAAAGGCCTCGGGAAAGCACAAGGGCCGCATTATTTTTTGTCCGGTTCTTGAGATTAGGTAAAGAGCGTTGACGGTCTGTAATTTGCTTGGTAATAGTTTTAGGGCAAACATGATGATTATCAAGACGACTGGCAGGAAAACACCATTCTCCTTCACCTGTGATTGCGTGGAGTTGAGTGAAGAGACCAAAAGTAAAAGGAGAAAGGAAAACAATGTGTTCACGGTCATTTTTGCTATTTTCATGAGGAATCCGCCACAGCTTACGGTTATGGTCAAAATGGCTCCAACGTGCTTTCAAGAGTTCCCCTATGCGGCAACACGTGCCAAGCACAAGCCAAATTGCTATGGTTGCTGTATTTGCCAAACCGGCAGATGAAAGTTTTACTGCAAGCTCTTGGATTTCATCCTCACTTAATACGCGATCGCGTTCAACATTGGCCCCTCCAATTGTCGTTTTGCTAATGGCGGCTGTAGGATCAAATTCAAGAAGGTCTCGTGTGACGGCAAATCGAAACATCTGCCTGATGAGGCTAAAAACAACTTTTGCCATTCGGTTGACGCCTCTTTGTAAAAGTTGATCCGTGATTTCAGTAATATGACCCTTTCTGACTTCTTTAATGTTGAGTTCTCCTATAGAGGGAATAACGTCCTTTAGCATCATTCGACGCGCTTCAGCCCCCTTATCTTTGCGGTTCACTAGGTCAGTGTTGGCCCAACGTTCAAATAAATCTTTTACCAATACCCGACTCGCTTGTTCGCGAATAACCTCGGCTGCCCGCTTTCGCTTATCTTCTACCGGATCTGCTCCATGATGCCTTACTTCATGCTTCATCCTTTCGGCTTCTGTCCGCGCTGTTTTGACGCTGACTCCTGCAACACCAGTGCGCCCACCCTTAAAACATCCAAGTCCTTTTTTCCGTTCACGCCATTTACGCTTGTGGCATGGAACCGTATAACAAAAAATCCATGACTTAGACCCGGTTGGTTTGACTCGTAAGACAAGACCTTTAACCTGTGAATCGCGTACGTAATAGGGCTTTTCTTTAGGCTGAAGCTTTTGGCAGTAGTCATCGGCGTTTGTTTTCGGAATAATCTCTTTCATAATCAATCTCATGTCTTGGGTGGTGGACAGGTGGTGGATAAGACCACTTAATAAAGGATCGCACATTATGCAACAAAATCTTGATGTAAATCAAGACAAGAGATAGCTTTAAGGTCTATTTTTGAGTGGGAGATGAGATTGAATGCAATTGGAAAATACAGGAAAATACTTGCATGGGGTGCAAGGGGTCGGAATTTCAAATCTTCTCACCCAGATTCTTTTCTTACAAAAGCTTGACCGCTTTTCTTAAGTTCTTCTTTTTCTCCGAATGGTGGATGATACACAGTATCATAGGTGCGCAAACAATATAGAGGAAGCAGATGAATAGTAATCTTTTCCCCATTAGCAGTTCTTCATATATAAGTCGTTTCTTACTTTTTGCTACTTCTCACCTTTATTCTAGCAAAACAAAAATCACTGCAGGAATAGCATTTGGAGCTTTTTTGTTGCTGGCTGCAACTTACCATTTTGCTAGACGAAAAAAATATGCGACTTCAATAGTGAATGTGGACGAATGCATCAAACAAATGTTGCCCCGAGGTGAAAGCATTCAAAAAATTGAAAAAGTAGAAGGGGGCTTCTCTAACAATCTTTGGCGAATTGATACAGAGACAAGGTCCTATATACTTCGCTCACCAAAACAGAAAAACAAACCATCTGATTTCATACAAATTCTTGAAACATCCAAAAAGGCATTTACATGCAGCATATCTCCACAGATTTTAGGCGAAGACAGAAATAATCAGCATATGCTTTTAGAATATATTGAACACGTGCCCTGGCCCGCTTACGAAGAGAATTTCCAACCTTATAAAGCAACAATGAAAGCATTGAAATGCTTTCACGAGAATATGCAACCCTATCTTTCCACAGATAAAAAAATTCCTTATGCACCTTTTACGCTTATTTTTAATGAAAGCGAAGACCTTGAAAAATCATCAGACATGCCTATGCATTTTTCGATAGCATTAAAAAAAGTAAAAATTATCTATGAGCGATTAAAGCCATGGTTAAAGAATCATGCAACTCTTTGCCATGGTGATTTTCACAAAGGAAATGTCCTTCTATCCAAAGAAAGAAGGTTAACACCCTTTCTAATAGATTTTGACTCCATGTCAATTGGTGACCCTCTTTTTGATGTTGTTAAATTCTCCGTAGCGTTGCCTCAAAAATGCCGCATGGATATGCTATCTGAGTATGTTGGAGAGCGTCTTCCAACAAGACAAGAGCAGGCGCATTTTGAATTAATGGATCTTGCACTTCTTATGGTTATAGTAATCGTTCGCTTTAAATCAGCTCAATATACTCAGGGTCTTTCTCAAGAACGTCTAACTAAAGAAGAAATGGAAAAAATGTTGGATTCTAAAGAGGCCCTTCCTTCTTTTCTCATAATGCCTTTTGGTGATACTTCTCCCAAAGCAAGGCAAAAAGGTGCAGTTTATGCATTAGGGGAACTTTTAAAAAGATGCGAAGCATTGTCTTTTAACGAGGCGCTTGATAGCTTTAATGTTTGAAAAAAATAATTAATAGAAACTA
Coding sequences within it:
- a CDS encoding type IV toxin-antitoxin system AbiEi family antitoxin domain-containing protein — its product is MTHSKYEKQLEPFRQVPFFTVEQAENLNVPRHAIAYLVKKGILERIYPGTYRFAEYEPEVDFQWENLGLAAASIPNGVICLISALCYYELTDQVMREIWIAVPHESYAPKRPNTKIIRMRNISLGKTEILLGEYKVKIFDQERCIVDAFRYLSKEIAIKALQRYFKNTTIRVDLKKLGAYAKKLRVDITPYILSYTT
- a CDS encoding nucleotidyl transferase AbiEii/AbiGii toxin family protein, with product MTADLEKSFKAKLRAIAKEKKRDPADLWQTLTLERFLVRLARSKYRDQLVLKGGILLSRYLEIGRETTDLDFLAKKISNQVSSLQTVFEEIAEIDLNDGFIFKEVKASELTHPHMGYPGVEISMMAYFGRTRFKVAIDIGFGDIVEAISYKIKLTNYSKGDLFEESVELACYPKEFIFAEKLETIIHRGSFNSRMKDFHDIFSMISSSTLPSFKSLESIVRVVFEHRETKLLLPISFQEDELVRMQNFWGEYLKNLRTENIEALPLSFSDLLTKINHWLEVNIK
- a CDS encoding DUF5681 domain-containing protein translates to MPENAGQMQVPGKFRKGQSGNPQGKAKGTKNRATLAAERLLNGDLDNICRKLIDEALTGNVQAIKLVLDRVLPAKRDRDIDVRLPKLQTVDDAVNAMSLIIESVSCGSISPSEGEAMSRVVDAFVKAIQAYDVEKRVLKLEQEVKK
- a CDS encoding AAA family ATPase produces the protein MMSKSNPTEKKDAVRAVDGNLINQNPDSIDTKYIQDSPKKQHNAFKIVKGKGVIFTQSVKNTLKQEFGCRFSDCYRLFIGPIAKKGEVQSFLDKSGIEVKLIDIFADLEKGQKVDGLQTRLSILDEEIYTLFKEFIVQAHHYDHTRPYHDFEVEPSPYEPDKPKDDLRFRIENCLYDSAVKRKNLEKERKNLQRSLDLHLQEDVDLQIKGRLEGIKDSSKEFTFVKASDLEISPPKWIIEDYFEENSLAQIFGDPASGKTFIALDLAASIATGKSWMGKEVKKGVVFYIAGEGHNGLSRRLKAWSEYHELVVEDLYISKQPAQFMDENHARTVAEAIRNLSIAHGKPVLIVIDTLARNFGGGDENKTQDMNKFIFSIDVHIRMPFSCCVLIVHHTGHNDKDRARGAMALKGALDAEYCIRKKNELISMTATKMKDSELPPTISFRLSPVSIGILDHKGKNIHSAVLQPASCVNDANLEKIRTLIPETGIKQGDLIIKIKGGLTDISNKKAQELLGQGLTTHWNKEKGDSNASIYKPFFGFPSYKDQETEKPKK
- a CDS encoding helix-turn-helix transcriptional regulator, with product METQPTPYLKDTQVANRYSVDRSTIWRWVKEGKLPKPCKLGIRSTRWRIVELEQWESSRFSREDK
- a CDS encoding tyrosine-type recombinase/integrase, which codes for MKEIIPKTNADDYCQKLQPKEKPYYVRDSQVKGLVLRVKPTGSKSWIFCYTVPCHKRKWRERKKGLGCFKGGRTGVAGVSVKTARTEAERMKHEVRHHGADPVEDKRKRAAEVIREQASRVLVKDLFERWANTDLVNRKDKGAEARRMMLKDVIPSIGELNIKEVRKGHITEITDQLLQRGVNRMAKVVFSLIRQMFRFAVTRDLLEFDPTAAISKTTIGGANVERDRVLSEDEIQELAVKLSSAGLANTATIAIWLVLGTCCRIGELLKARWSHFDHNRKLWRIPHENSKNDREHIVFLSPFTFGLFTQLHAITGEGEWCFPASRLDNHHVCPKTITKQITDRQRSLPNLKNRTKNNAALVLSRGLWKPHDLRRTGATMMTALGVLPEVAERCLNHTEENRVKRIYQRHTYESEMKMAWEKLGKHLETLMGITVDFGVGNG
- a CDS encoding aminoglycoside phosphotransferase family protein; this encodes MNSNLFPISSSSYISRFLLFATSHLYSSKTKITAGIAFGAFLLLAATYHFARRKKYATSIVNVDECIKQMLPRGESIQKIEKVEGGFSNNLWRIDTETRSYILRSPKQKNKPSDFIQILETSKKAFTCSISPQILGEDRNNQHMLLEYIEHVPWPAYEENFQPYKATMKALKCFHENMQPYLSTDKKIPYAPFTLIFNESEDLEKSSDMPMHFSIALKKVKIIYERLKPWLKNHATLCHGDFHKGNVLLSKERRLTPFLIDFDSMSIGDPLFDVVKFSVALPQKCRMDMLSEYVGERLPTRQEQAHFELMDLALLMVIVIVRFKSAQYTQGLSQERLTKEEMEKMLDSKEALPSFLIMPFGDTSPKARQKGAVYALGELLKRCEALSFNEALDSFNV